The window TTAAAGGGACTGTCATTTCATTATGGCCCATCCCCACTAGGCAAACCTTACCCCCTGCGCTAGTCGCACGTAAGGCTGTCGAAACCGTCTTGCTAAATCCAGCGCAATCGAATGTCACATCTACTTCCGCCCCCATAGCTTTCTTAATCTGTTCTACTTCATCGTCAATATCCTAAAACCAGACATAATGTTGGTTGGGACAACTGTTTAATGAAGAAAGtaacattttttcaaacaaaaaacaaaCCTGCAAATTAGTTGAAACCTTGACAGTTTCGTTTGCAGCAAGACTTTTGGCAACCGAGAGTCTATAATCATCAACATCAACAACCAAGATCCTCGGAGCTCCGAAAGCACGGGCAGCCAGCATTGTAACGAGTCCTATGGGACCCGCACCAAATATGAGGACATTAGTTTCGGGACCCACGTTTGCCCTTCGACAAGCATGCACGCCAACGCTGAGTGGCTCACACATTGCTCCTTCCTCAAGACTCACATTATCCGGAAGCTTAAAACAAAGGTCTTCTGGATGCACCACCTTTAGTTATTACAAAACTTTGATATAAGTCACATTCGATATTATtctctttattaaaaatacaaacttttaacatttgaatgtAACGCAAACCTGATTGGCTAGGGAGCCATGAACAGGAGGAGTGGCGAAAAACTTCATATCAGGGCATAAATTGTATCGACCACCTTTGCAATGGTTGCATCGCCAACAGCTGATGCCCGGTTCGAGCGCGACTCGATCACCCGGGACCAGAGATTTAACCTCGGTCCCAACTTGTTGTATGATTCCTGCGCACTCATGACCGATAACCATAGGCTCTTTCACAACAAAACCAGCACATTCAAATTTCTgcaaatttttttcaatttccaaAAACCAATCTAGATTGATGAATTAAGTCTAACCCAAtagttaattttgttaaatatt is drawn from Impatiens glandulifera chromosome 3, dImpGla2.1, whole genome shotgun sequence and contains these coding sequences:
- the LOC124928564 gene encoding sorbitol dehydrogenase is translated as MGKGGMSIIDEEENMAAWLIGINTLKIQPFKLPPLGPHDVRVQMKAVGICGSDVHYLKKFECAGFVVKEPMVIGHECAGIIQQVGTEVKSLVPGDRVALEPGISCWRCNHCKGGRYNLCPDMKFFATPPVHGSLANQVVHPEDLCFKLPDNVSLEEGAMCEPLSVGVHACRRANVGPETNVLIFGAGPIGLVTMLAARAFGAPRILVVDVDDYRLSVAKSLAANETVKVSTNLQDIDDEVEQIKKAMGAEVDVTFDCAGFSKTVSTALRATSAGGKVCLVGMGHNEMTVPLTPAAAREVDVVGVFRYKNTWPQCLEFLSSGKIDVKPLITHRYGFSQKEVEEAFEMSAQGSRAIKVMFNM